A window from Pseudomonas sp. MRSN 12121 encodes these proteins:
- a CDS encoding TraR/DksA C4-type zinc finger protein, protein MTKEKLLAMPADDYMNAEQLAFFTELLQAMKVETHERIEQNRVAIESLDSPADPADAASVEEERTWLVNAIDRDQRMLPQLEQALGRISDDSFGWCDDSGEPIGLKRLLISPTTKYCIEAQERHEQIDKHQRQA, encoded by the coding sequence ATGACAAAGGAAAAGTTGCTGGCCATGCCGGCGGATGACTACATGAATGCCGAGCAGCTGGCTTTTTTCACTGAGCTGTTGCAGGCCATGAAGGTCGAAACCCACGAGCGCATCGAGCAGAACCGCGTCGCCATCGAAAGCCTGGACAGCCCGGCCGATCCCGCCGACGCCGCTTCCGTGGAAGAAGAGCGCACCTGGCTGGTCAACGCCATCGACCGCGACCAGCGCATGCTGCCGCAACTGGAACAGGCCCTGGGCCGGATCAGCGACGACAGCTTCGGCTGGTGCGACGACAGCGGCGAGCCGATCGGCCTCAAGCGCCTGCTGATCAGCCCGACCACCAAGTACTGCATCGAAGCTCAGGAACGCCACGAGCAGATCGACAAGCACCAGCGTCAGGCCTGA